Proteins from a genomic interval of Chitinophagales bacterium:
- the ybeY gene encoding rRNA maturation RNase YbeY, producing MEPSTAEINIFFHTEPPLAFELVPTKEHNYRQWLSDVITTEGYELLELNYIFCSDEHLHEMNMQYLQHDTLTDVITFDNSDEECHIEGDIFISVPRIEENAEKFGVRFLEELKRVMVHGLLHLIGYGDKTESEQSVMREKEDYYLKEGVDK from the coding sequence TTGGAACCATCAACCGCCGAAATCAACATCTTCTTCCACACCGAACCTCCACTTGCGTTTGAGTTAGTACCTACCAAGGAACACAACTACCGTCAATGGCTCTCCGATGTCATCACCACAGAAGGCTATGAGCTATTAGAACTCAACTATATCTTTTGCAGTGATGAACACCTCCACGAAATGAATATGCAATACCTTCAACACGATACTTTAACAGATGTGATTACTTTTGATAATTCGGATGAGGAATGTCATATTGAAGGAGATATATTCATCAGTGTGCCACGTATTGAAGAAAATGCCGAAAAATTTGGTGTGCGTTTTTTGGAGGAATTGAAGCGAGTGATGGTGCATGGCTTGTTGCACCTGATAGGTTATGGCGACAAAACCGAATCAGAACAGTCGGTAATGCGGGAGAAAGAGGATTATTATTTGAAGGAAGGGGTTGACAAATAA
- a CDS encoding sorbosone dehydrogenase family protein, with product MRYLLLSITTVILFFVFVNCSVSVPMKPVERDIAEITLPEGFKISYFAKDIENARSLCRGDKGTIFVGTRSVGNVYAVTDENNDYQADKIITIAEGLNMPNGVAFKDGALYVAEVNKVWRYDDIENNLNTIPEPVLVRGDFPEETHHGWKFIRFGPDGKLYIPVGAPCNICEKEEEIFASIMRMNPDGSDLEVFAHGVRNSVGFDWHPTTGELWFTDNGRDWLNDDEPPCELNHAPQKGMHFGYPYCHGGTIKDPKFGDKRPCSDFTAPAQNLGPHVAPLGMRFYTGQMFPEKYKNQIFIAEHGSWNRSDKIGYRLTMVTLDENYKATSYKPFAEGWLKNGDVSGRPVDIMHLPDGSLLVSDDFANAIYRISY from the coding sequence ATGAGGTATTTATTGTTATCAATTACCACTGTCATCCTATTTTTCGTTTTCGTCAACTGCTCGGTATCTGTTCCTATGAAGCCTGTTGAACGAGATATTGCAGAAATTACTTTACCCGAAGGCTTCAAAATCAGCTATTTCGCCAAAGACATCGAAAATGCCCGTTCACTTTGTAGAGGCGACAAAGGAACTATTTTTGTAGGTACTCGAAGTGTAGGAAATGTCTATGCAGTGACGGATGAAAACAATGACTATCAGGCAGATAAAATCATTACCATTGCAGAAGGATTGAACATGCCCAATGGTGTAGCCTTCAAAGATGGCGCACTCTATGTGGCGGAGGTCAACAAAGTTTGGCGGTATGATGACATCGAAAATAACTTGAACACTATTCCTGAACCTGTCTTGGTGCGAGGTGATTTTCCCGAAGAAACCCACCACGGTTGGAAATTCATTCGATTTGGCCCTGACGGAAAACTTTACATTCCCGTAGGCGCACCCTGCAATATTTGCGAAAAAGAAGAAGAAATATTTGCTTCCATCATGCGAATGAATCCCGATGGTAGTGATTTAGAAGTGTTTGCTCATGGAGTCCGCAATTCAGTGGGTTTCGACTGGCATCCAACTACGGGCGAACTTTGGTTTACCGACAACGGAAGAGATTGGCTCAACGATGACGAGCCTCCTTGTGAACTCAACCATGCACCCCAAAAAGGAATGCACTTTGGCTATCCCTACTGTCATGGAGGAACCATCAAAGACCCCAAATTTGGCGACAAAAGACCTTGCAGCGATTTCACCGCTCCAGCCCAAAATCTTGGCCCACACGTTGCGCCTTTGGGAATGAGGTTTTACACAGGACAAATGTTTCCCGAAAAGTATAAAAATCAAATTTTTATTGCAGAACACGGTTCGTGGAATCGAAGCGACAAAATTGGTTATCGCTTGACCATGGTGACACTCGACGAAAACTACAAAGCGACTTCCTATAAGCCTTTTGCAGAAGGATGGCTCAAAAATGGTGATGTTTCGGGGCGACCTGTTGATATCATGCACCTACCTGATGGCTCATTGTTGGTATCAGACGATTTTGCCAATGCTATTTATCGGATTAGTTATTAG
- a CDS encoding tetratricopeptide repeat protein, with translation MQNNNKNKSHIKGDHNIVLQGVSHSHITLQIDGEHRTLRKDLNELRNLLQELNKQTFVLGEKILDIQELSPTSFQNEIKNAIVNSQITVSGNMYIGDVVNYYFNGEKKAIPRLLTNNIPTEAENIIGRDNELQKTHIFLQNHKPTTLVNGMGGIGKTAVATKYIAQHLQDYQHFAWLTVQSSNKDNPILYSIADTFTSNLPLLDSLGITQEINELLQAKAPEQAFQMVFKRLNDLDKTLLVIDNANQLQDLLKHRQLFERSHNCHILITSRTRPDNWQTVEVETLPPQQAIALFRQHHPDVAATDQQIESLLTNLAFHTLLIELVAKSAQKSAIPFEELEDLIEKEYIRSKKLNRRKIDAGAGADAEQNRPKQAKVADYIWFIFRKISHLAPTAKELLRAFVLLPTATFFGEKFLDSFFEVMGLQSEDLYNDLESLVERAWLEKKDFSKEKENPEQKGIQYKIHPLIAEVGVEKLAVEVDFAAKYIQRVTHLIHYDKLNPEHQLIEKNKYTFLAERLSDLFFHQSHESLIMLLGNIGNLEDEYGQYQVAAYFNERALEIALYCYDTDHPIVAVRQSNLASVYLNLGRYPEAANLLEIALVSDLKNFGKDHSRVAVRQSNLANVYLNLGKYPEAANLLEIALVSDIKNFGKDHPRVAVRQSNLANVYGDLGRYVEAANLLETALASDLKNFRNNHPEVANKQSNLATVYGDLGRYAEAANLLQIALDSDIKNFGKDHPTVAVSQSNLANVYLHLGRYAEAAGLLEIALASNLKNFGKDHPTVAVSQSNLANVYNDLGRYAEAASLLEIALASAIKNFGKDHPNVAVSQSNLATVYLHLGRYAEAAGLLEIALASNLKNFGKDHPTVAGSQSNLATVYLNLGRYAEAAGLLEIALASAIKNFGKDHPNVAVSQSNLGMVYFSTNEYEKAIPLLQDAYDLYARLLGEEHPNTQTIGENLQYAKMFAQMQQMGLNPEDLMK, from the coding sequence ATGCAAAACAATAACAAAAACAAGTCCCACATCAAAGGCGACCACAACATCGTTCTTCAAGGAGTCAGCCACAGCCACATTACCCTCCAAATAGACGGTGAACACAGAACCCTCCGCAAAGACCTCAACGAACTCCGAAACCTACTCCAAGAACTCAATAAACAAACCTTTGTCTTGGGAGAAAAAATCTTGGACATCCAAGAACTCAGCCCTACGAGCTTTCAAAACGAAATCAAAAATGCCATTGTCAACAGTCAAATCACCGTCAGCGGCAACATGTACATAGGCGATGTAGTGAACTACTACTTCAATGGAGAAAAAAAAGCAATCCCCCGCCTACTCACCAACAACATCCCGACCGAAGCCGAAAACATCATCGGTCGAGACAACGAACTGCAAAAAACGCACATTTTTCTGCAAAACCACAAACCCACTACCCTCGTCAATGGGATGGGCGGCATTGGCAAAACCGCAGTCGCCACCAAATACATCGCCCAACACCTGCAAGACTACCAACATTTTGCATGGCTGACCGTCCAAAGCAGCAACAAGGACAATCCCATTCTTTACAGCATAGCCGACACCTTCACCTCCAACCTGCCCCTACTCGACAGCCTCGGCATTACCCAAGAAATCAACGAACTACTCCAAGCCAAAGCCCCCGAACAAGCCTTTCAAATGGTCTTCAAGCGGCTCAACGACTTGGACAAAACGCTCTTAGTGATAGACAATGCCAACCAACTGCAAGACCTCCTTAAACACCGACAACTATTTGAACGCAGCCACAACTGCCACATCCTTATCACTTCCCGCACCCGACCCGATAACTGGCAGACCGTCGAAGTCGAAACCCTGCCTCCCCAACAAGCGATTGCCCTCTTTCGTCAGCACCATCCCGATGTCGCCGCCACCGACCAACAAATAGAAAGCCTACTGACAAATTTGGCCTTCCACACCCTACTCATAGAATTGGTCGCCAAATCTGCTCAAAAATCTGCCATCCCTTTTGAGGAATTGGAAGACTTGATTGAGAAAGAATACATTCGCTCTAAGAAGCTCAACAGAAGAAAGATAGACGCAGGGGCAGGGGCGGATGCAGAGCAAAACCGCCCCAAACAAGCCAAAGTCGCCGATTATATTTGGTTCATTTTCAGAAAGATTTCGCACCTAGCTCCTACTGCAAAAGAACTCCTTCGAGCCTTTGTGCTGCTGCCGACTGCCACTTTTTTTGGAGAAAAATTTTTGGACAGTTTTTTTGAAGTGATGGGGCTGCAATCGGAGGATTTGTACAACGATTTGGAGAGTTTGGTGGAAAGAGCGTGGCTCGAAAAAAAGGATTTTTCGAAGGAAAAAGAAAACCCCGAACAAAAAGGGATTCAATACAAAATCCATCCCTTGATTGCAGAAGTTGGTGTAGAAAAATTGGCGGTTGAGGTAGATTTTGCAGCAAAATACATTCAGAGGGTTACCCATCTCATTCATTACGACAAGCTCAATCCCGAACACCAATTGATAGAAAAAAACAAATACACCTTTTTGGCGGAGCGGTTGAGTGATTTGTTTTTCCATCAAAGCCATGAAAGTTTGATAATGCTTTTGGGAAATATTGGGAATTTAGAAGATGAATATGGACAATATCAAGTAGCAGCCTACTTCAATGAAAGAGCTTTGGAAATAGCCCTTTATTGCTACGATACAGATCATCCTATAGTTGCTGTTCGTCAATCGAATTTGGCGAGTGTGTATCTGAATTTGGGTAGGTACCCCGAAGCAGCGAACTTACTGGAAATCGCCTTAGTTTCGGATTTAAAGAACTTTGGCAAGGACCATTCTAGGGTTGCCGTTCGTCAATCAAATTTGGCAAATGTGTATCTGAATTTGGGTAAGTATCCCGAAGCAGCAAACTTATTGGAAATCGCTTTAGTCTCGGATATAAAGAACTTTGGCAAGGACCATCCTAGGGTTGCTGTTCGCCAATCGAATTTGGCGAATGTGTATGGAGATTTGGGGAGGTATGTTGAAGCAGCGAATTTATTGGAAACTGCTTTAGCATCGGATTTAAAGAACTTTCGTAATAATCATCCAGAAGTTGCTAACAAACAATCGAATTTGGCGACTGTCTATGGAGATTTGGGGAGGTATGCCGAAGCAGCGAACTTATTGCAAATCGCTTTAGATTCGGATATAAAGAACTTTGGCAAGGACCATCCGACCGTTGCCGTGAGCCAATCGAATTTGGCGAATGTGTATCTGCATTTGGGCAGGTATGCGGAAGCAGCGGGTTTATTGGAAATCGCTTTAGCTTCGAATCTAAAGAACTTTGGCAAGGACCATCCGACCGTTGCCGTGAGCCAATCGAATTTGGCGAATGTATATAACGATTTGGGCAGGTATGCTGAAGCAGCGAGTTTATTGGAAATCGCTTTAGCTTCGGCGATAAAGAACTTTGGCAAGGACCATCCGAACGTTGCCGTGAGCCAATCGAATTTGGCGACTGTGTATCTGCATTTGGGCAGGTATGCGGAAGCAGCGGGTTTATTGGAAATCGCTTTAGCTTCGAATCTAAAGAACTTTGGCAAGGACCATCCGACCGTTGCCGGGAGTCAATCGAATTTGGCGACTGTGTATCTGAATTTGGGCAGGTATGCTGAAGCAGCGGGTTTATTGGAAATCGCTTTAGCTTCGGCGATAAAGAACTTTGGAAAAGACCATCCGAACGTTGCCGTGAGCCAATCGAATTTAGGAATGGTCTATTTCTCTACCAATGAATATGAGAAGGCAATTCCCTTGTTGCAAGATGCCTATGATTTGTATGCCCGTTTGTTGGGAGAAGAACATCCGAATACCCAGACCATTGGAGAGAATCTTCAATATGCTAAGATGTTTGCTCAAATGCAGCAAATGGGATTGAATCCAGAGGATTTGATGAAGTAG
- a CDS encoding alpha/beta hydrolase: MKHTSFNWYESDGKLVFAQTWQPDDSSKVKAVICLIHGMGEHSGRYEHVADFFTLHGYAVIACDLRGHGQSEGKRGHVSSYQILLDQVDRTLAEATKRFPGEPKFVYGHSMGGNIVVNHALERKPAVEGVIASAPWLTLPNPPTKGQVRLAKFADFFGGSLTQPNKLPLDKLSRDKSVAIAYEGDPLVHDQVSGRLFLSCFQQAQKAMDNAAMLTVPMLLMHGTADALTGYEGSREFAKKAGKIATYKEWPGLYHEIHNEPEKLEVLQYALDWMEKQLDTTLTLS, translated from the coding sequence TTGAAACACACTTCCTTCAATTGGTACGAAAGCGATGGTAAATTGGTTTTTGCCCAAACATGGCAACCCGATGATTCGTCAAAGGTGAAAGCTGTTATCTGTTTGATTCATGGAATGGGCGAACACAGTGGGCGTTATGAGCATGTTGCAGATTTTTTCACCCTTCATGGGTATGCGGTTATTGCTTGTGATTTACGGGGGCATGGGCAGTCAGAAGGCAAACGAGGGCATGTTTCCTCTTATCAAATTCTTCTGGATCAAGTAGATAGAACTTTGGCGGAAGCGACCAAACGTTTTCCTGGTGAACCCAAGTTTGTATATGGTCACAGCATGGGCGGCAATATTGTGGTGAATCACGCTTTGGAACGAAAACCTGCTGTGGAAGGAGTCATTGCGAGTGCGCCGTGGCTGACTTTGCCGAATCCTCCAACGAAAGGTCAGGTGCGTTTGGCAAAATTTGCAGATTTTTTTGGAGGCAGTTTAACGCAACCCAACAAACTTCCTTTGGACAAACTTTCAAGAGACAAATCGGTGGCAATAGCTTACGAAGGGGATCCTTTGGTACACGACCAAGTTTCGGGACGACTGTTTTTGAGTTGTTTCCAACAAGCACAAAAAGCAATGGACAATGCTGCAATGCTTACCGTTCCTATGTTGCTGATGCATGGGACTGCCGATGCTTTGACGGGGTATGAAGGTAGCAGGGAGTTTGCGAAAAAGGCAGGTAAGATTGCAACTTACAAAGAGTGGCCTGGCTTGTACCATGAAATCCACAATGAACCCGAAAAATTGGAGGTGCTGCAATATGCGCTGGATTGGATGGAAAAACAATTGGATACGACTTTGACTTTGAGTTGA
- a CDS encoding sodium:solute symporter, protein MEQFQLSYIDIGIMIMYGVLIIGYGLYHAKRESSEEYFLAGRDMTWPIVGISLFAANISSSTLVGLAGDAYMTNVHVYNYEWFAVVVLIFFSIFFLPFYLRSKVYTMPEFLERRYDSRSRYYFSFITIIGNVIIDTAAGLYVGNLVLKIIFPELDTWMIIVILAFAAAAYTIPGGLNSVIQTEVIQAILLIIGSCILTFFAFQEVGGWTALLDGLNAKNAAGELALNADEIFSLVRPASDEFMPWTGLFFGVPILGFYFWANNQFMVQRILGAKDLNHGRWGALFAGLLKLPVIFIMVMPGVLAIMLYSDLDLTALNYHLPSGAVCTNLADCPNMTYPVLLFNLLPTGLLGIVLAGLLAAMMSSVSATFNSASTLITMDFVQKIKPDLTSKQLVKVGQIATLVLVVLASAWAPQIERFGSLFKYLQIVLSFICPPVVAVFILGLFWRRANSTGSIAALLTGFVFAVFLLLSKAMELVPFLNDIHFLHMTAYLTILCSMVHISVSLMTPPPDPAQIGSYIYTKELFDEDTKSLEGLPWYKNFRILSVLLLIVTAIIVGYFW, encoded by the coding sequence ATGGAGCAATTTCAACTAAGTTACATTGACATCGGCATTATGATTATGTACGGTGTTTTGATTATTGGTTATGGGCTGTACCATGCCAAACGGGAGAGTTCGGAAGAGTATTTTTTGGCAGGTCGGGATATGACCTGGCCCATTGTAGGAATTTCATTGTTTGCCGCCAACATCTCCAGTTCTACTTTGGTTGGTTTGGCGGGAGATGCCTATATGACTAACGTACATGTCTATAATTATGAATGGTTTGCAGTCGTAGTTCTGATCTTTTTCTCCATTTTCTTTTTGCCGTTTTATTTGCGCTCGAAAGTCTATACGATGCCAGAATTTTTGGAAAGACGTTATGACAGCCGTTCCAGATACTATTTTTCGTTTATCACCATCATTGGGAATGTAATTATTGATACCGCAGCAGGTTTGTATGTGGGTAACTTGGTTCTCAAAATCATTTTTCCCGAATTGGATACGTGGATGATTATCGTCATTTTGGCATTTGCAGCAGCAGCCTATACGATTCCTGGGGGACTGAACTCTGTGATTCAAACAGAGGTGATTCAGGCAATATTGCTGATTATTGGGTCTTGTATTCTCACCTTTTTCGCCTTTCAAGAAGTGGGCGGTTGGACAGCATTGTTGGACGGACTGAATGCTAAAAATGCGGCAGGTGAATTGGCGCTGAATGCCGATGAGATATTTAGTCTGGTCAGACCTGCAAGTGATGAATTTATGCCGTGGACAGGATTGTTTTTTGGCGTACCGATTTTGGGTTTTTACTTTTGGGCAAACAATCAGTTTATGGTACAGCGAATTTTGGGAGCCAAAGACTTAAATCACGGTCGTTGGGGAGCTTTGTTTGCAGGTTTGTTGAAGTTGCCTGTTATTTTTATCATGGTTATGCCTGGCGTATTGGCGATTATGTTGTATTCCGATTTGGATTTGACCGCATTGAATTACCACCTTCCGAGTGGCGCAGTTTGTACCAATCTAGCTGACTGTCCGAATATGACCTATCCTGTATTGTTGTTCAATTTATTGCCAACAGGACTGTTGGGAATCGTATTGGCGGGGCTTTTGGCGGCAATGATGTCGAGTGTTTCGGCTACCTTCAATTCTGCTTCAACGCTGATTACGATGGACTTTGTGCAGAAAATCAAACCCGATTTGACGAGCAAACAATTGGTGAAAGTAGGTCAGATAGCAACGTTGGTTTTGGTGGTTTTGGCTTCGGCTTGGGCTCCTCAAATTGAACGTTTTGGCTCACTCTTCAAATACCTTCAAATCGTCCTATCGTTTATCTGTCCGCCAGTCGTTGCAGTGTTTATCTTAGGACTTTTCTGGAGACGTGCTAACAGTACAGGTTCGATTGCAGCCCTATTGACGGGTTTTGTGTTTGCAGTGTTCTTGTTGTTGTCTAAGGCTATGGAGCTTGTTCCTTTCCTCAATGACATTCACTTTTTGCACATGACTGCTTATTTGACCATTTTGTGTTCAATGGTTCATATTTCGGTAAGTTTGATGACTCCTCCGCCTGATCCAGCTCAAATTGGTTCTTATATTTACACGAAGGAGTTGTTTGATGAAGATACCAAGTCTTTGGAAGGCTTGCCGTGGTACAAGAATTTCCGTATTTTATCCGTTCTTTTGTTGATTGTAACGGCGATAATTGTGGGGTATTTTTGGTAG
- a CDS encoding ATP-binding protein, translated as MFANKEFYLQLSSHPQNIRLVEPYVLKVKRRFDINDEIYFNILLVLTEAVNNCILHGNQADPRKHVHIRMHPHRNALYFVVRDEGEGFNPERLPDPTQPDRLTCTNGRGVFLMRELSDSVQYSNDGRQVEISFQLHPLETNEIKN; from the coding sequence ATGTTTGCTAATAAAGAATTTTACCTTCAATTAAGTTCACATCCTCAAAATATTCGATTGGTAGAACCTTATGTGTTGAAAGTAAAAAGGCGATTCGATATTAATGACGAAATTTACTTCAATATTTTATTGGTGTTGACAGAAGCTGTAAACAACTGCATTCTACATGGCAATCAAGCCGATCCCCGCAAACATGTCCACATACGTATGCACCCACACCGCAATGCGCTTTATTTTGTAGTAAGAGATGAAGGAGAAGGTTTTAACCCCGAAAGACTTCCAGACCCTACACAGCCTGATAGACTGACCTGTACAAATGGTCGAGGTGTATTTTTGATGCGTGAACTATCCGATAGTGTACAGTATTCTAATGATGGTCGGCAAGTAGAAATTTCTTTTCAGCTACATCCATTAGAAACAAATGAAATTAAAAATTAA
- a CDS encoding DUF4175 family protein, producing the protein MSKISANYQLLIAKLDEFIRKYYVNRLIKGTLYSIGLILIAVLAMTLLESRFYFPTTVRGGFFFGFIALSAFVLINWIIIPLMQFFRLGKVISHEQAANIIGTHFTDVKDKLINILQLRHQANQLSDASLIEASIDQKIEDIRPVPFAGAVDLSKNKQYVKYALVPFLIFMVLLFGAPNLLTTSANRIIDYKTHYDPAAPFYFEVVTDNLQTVQHEDFTVEVKVVKGSALPNEVFIHYNNFPYKLKKKSPTEFYYKFNKLQKDVDFFLEAAGFASQEYSIKVIPKPTMLSFDAVLDYPAYTGKEDEVLRNSGDMVIPMGTKVTWRFEAESTDKVEMAFGKSGERIEATRKGESLFSYNKGFRSNSGYSVFLSNEQLPNADSISYNVSVIPDVHPTISAEQMQDSTNDKHLYFLGESTDDYGIKSINFKYKIESKDKKGKLIAGSSDYQSFPMSVGENKRATTFNHFWDLESMGLKPGDKLTYYFEVWDNDAVNGSKSAQTSMRIFEMPTIKELDEIADKKNDEMKDDLKDVMKDAQELKKDAKEMQEKLVQKKELSWEDKENIEEMLEKHKNLEEKIQKTQKNFNENLEQQKEFKQFNENIQEKQEKLQELFEEVMTDELKELMEKLESLLEELNKEELMEELEDMEMTDEQLENELDRLMELFKQLEFEQKMNETIEKLQELGEEQEQEGEETEDKKEGESLEEQKQDQEELNEKFEDIKKDMEELQKMNEELEKPSEDLQEQTKEEQEDISQEQQESGEKMEQGEQKDAGEKQKNAGKKMQEMAQKMQMMQMEMQMKQAGEDMQAIRQLLENLIDLSHDQENLMDDIASSTINTPQYVSLLQNQYKLKDDAEIIQDSLVALSKRVFQLEAFITKELADINRNLNDAIDELEDRKVPRANAHQQYVMTSTNNLALMLSETMEQMQQQMAQQMQGNQSCQKPGQKPGMKGMSDMQKQLNDRIKKAEDAMKQGKMSGKQMSKEMAQMAAKQAALRQAMQEMAKEQKNDAGKNGDGLGKKLEELAREMEETETDLVNKRLTSEMIKRQNDIMTRLLEAEDAMRQRELDKKRESKTAQTKARNVPPAIEEYLKQRQSEVELYKTVPPSLKPYYKSLVEKYFNAISF; encoded by the coding sequence ATGAGCAAAATATCCGCAAATTATCAATTGTTAATCGCCAAATTAGACGAATTTATACGCAAGTATTATGTCAATCGTTTGATTAAAGGCACTCTATACAGTATTGGCTTGATACTCATTGCAGTATTGGCAATGACTTTATTGGAGTCTCGGTTTTACTTTCCGACCACTGTTCGAGGAGGTTTCTTTTTTGGTTTCATCGCTTTGAGTGCTTTTGTGTTGATTAATTGGATCATCATTCCCTTGATGCAGTTTTTTAGATTGGGAAAAGTGATTTCTCACGAACAAGCAGCCAACATCATTGGCACGCACTTTACAGATGTCAAAGATAAGTTAATCAATATTTTACAACTTAGACATCAAGCGAACCAGCTATCCGATGCTTCGTTGATTGAGGCGAGTATTGACCAAAAAATTGAAGACATTAGACCTGTTCCTTTTGCAGGAGCAGTCGACTTGAGTAAAAACAAGCAGTATGTAAAGTATGCACTCGTGCCGTTTTTGATATTCATGGTCTTGTTGTTCGGTGCGCCTAATTTACTGACAACGAGTGCTAATAGAATTATTGACTACAAAACCCACTACGATCCTGCTGCACCTTTCTATTTTGAGGTGGTAACAGATAACTTGCAGACCGTTCAACATGAAGATTTTACAGTAGAAGTAAAAGTGGTGAAAGGTTCAGCATTGCCCAATGAGGTATTTATCCACTACAACAATTTTCCCTACAAACTCAAAAAGAAAAGTCCTACGGAGTTTTACTATAAGTTCAACAAACTTCAAAAAGATGTAGATTTCTTCTTGGAGGCCGCTGGTTTTGCATCCCAAGAATACAGCATCAAGGTGATTCCAAAACCTACTATGTTGAGTTTTGATGCAGTGTTGGACTATCCTGCTTACACAGGCAAAGAGGATGAAGTATTGCGAAATTCGGGTGATATGGTGATTCCTATGGGAACGAAGGTGACTTGGCGTTTTGAAGCAGAAAGTACAGATAAGGTAGAAATGGCTTTTGGTAAATCTGGTGAACGGATTGAAGCGACTCGCAAAGGTGAAAGTTTGTTTAGCTACAACAAAGGATTCCGCAGCAATTCGGGCTATTCGGTTTTCTTGTCCAATGAACAATTGCCCAATGCAGATTCGATTAGCTACAATGTTTCGGTGATTCCCGATGTGCATCCTACTATTTCGGCGGAGCAAATGCAAGACAGTACGAATGACAAACACCTCTACTTTTTGGGGGAATCAACGGATGATTATGGTATCAAAAGCATCAACTTCAAATACAAAATCGAGTCGAAAGACAAAAAAGGGAAATTGATAGCAGGTTCATCTGACTATCAATCTTTTCCGATGAGTGTTGGAGAAAATAAACGAGCTACTACCTTCAATCATTTTTGGGATTTGGAGAGCATGGGTTTGAAACCTGGTGATAAGTTGACCTACTACTTTGAAGTGTGGGACAACGATGCTGTAAATGGTAGCAAATCGGCACAAACGAGTATGAGAATCTTCGAAATGCCTACTATCAAGGAATTGGATGAAATAGCAGACAAGAAGAACGATGAGATGAAGGATGATTTGAAGGATGTGATGAAGGATGCCCAAGAATTGAAGAAGGACGCAAAGGAGATGCAAGAGAAATTGGTGCAGAAAAAAGAGTTGAGTTGGGAAGACAAGGAGAACATTGAAGAAATGCTGGAAAAGCACAAGAATTTGGAGGAAAAAATCCAAAAAACACAGAAAAACTTCAATGAGAACTTGGAGCAACAAAAGGAGTTCAAACAGTTCAACGAAAATATCCAAGAAAAACAGGAGAAGCTGCAAGAGTTGTTTGAAGAGGTGATGACCGATGAATTGAAGGAATTGATGGAAAAATTGGAGTCGCTTTTGGAGGAGTTGAACAAGGAGGAATTGATGGAAGAGTTGGAAGATATGGAGATGACCGACGAGCAACTTGAAAATGAATTGGATAGGTTGATGGAATTGTTCAAGCAATTGGAATTTGAACAAAAAATGAACGAAACCATCGAAAAGCTGCAAGAGTTGGGCGAGGAACAAGAACAAGAAGGCGAGGAAACAGAAGATAAAAAAGAAGGAGAAAGCCTTGAAGAACAAAAACAAGACCAAGAGGAACTCAACGAAAAATTTGAGGACATCAAGAAGGACATGGAGGAACTGCAAAAGATGAATGAAGAGTTGGAAAAACCTTCCGAAGACCTGCAAGAACAGACAAAAGAGGAGCAGGAAGATATTTCGCAAGAGCAGCAAGAAAGTGGCGAGAAGATGGAACAAGGCGAGCAAAAAGATGCTGGTGAGAAGCAAAAGAATGCGGGTAAAAAGATGCAGGAAATGGCGCAAAAAATGCAGATGATGCAGATGGAAATGCAAATGAAACAGGCGGGTGAAGATATGCAAGCGATTCGCCAATTGCTCGAAAACTTGATTGACCTTTCTCATGATCAGGAAAATCTGATGGACGACATTGCTTCCTCTACCATCAATACACCTCAATATGTCAGCCTTTTGCAGAATCAATACAAATTGAAGGATGATGCTGAAATCATTCAAGATAGTTTGGTGGCATTGAGCAAAAGGGTCTTTCAGTTAGAGGCTTTTATCACCAAAGAGCTGGCAGATATTAACCGAAACCTCAACGATGCGATTGATGAATTGGAGGATCGGAAAGTGCCACGAGCGAACGCCCATCAACAATATGTGATGACTAGCACCAACAACCTTGCACTGATGCTGAGCGAAACGATGGAACAGATGCAGCAACAGATGGCACAACAAATGCAGGGCAATCAATCGTGTCAAAAACCTGGGCAAAAACCTGGTATGAAGGGCATGAGTGATATGCAAAAGCAACTAAATGACCGCATCAAAAAAGCGGAGGATGCTATGAAGCAAGGGAAAATGTCGGGTAAACAGATGAGCAAAGAAATGGCTCAAATGGCTGCAAAACAAGCTGCACTGCGTCAAGCCATGCAAGAAATGGCAAAAGAACAAAAAAATGATGCGGGGAAAAACGGTGATGGACTGGGTAAAAAATTGGAGGAATTGGCCCGTGAGATGGAGGAAACCGAAACCGATTTGGTCAACAAACGATTGACCTCCGAAATGATCAAACGCCAAAATGATATCATGACTCGCCTACTCGAAGCCGAAGACGCTATGCGACAAAGAGAACTCGACAAAAAGCGGGAGTCGAAAACGGCTCAAACAAAAGCGAGAAATGTGCCTCCAGCCATTGAAGAATACCTCAAACAACGACAGTCGGAAGTGGAACTCTACAAAACGGTTCCGCCTTCACTCAAACCCTATTATAAGTCGTTGGTAGAAAAATACTTCAATGCCATCAGCTTTTAA